The Alnus glutinosa chromosome 7, dhAlnGlut1.1, whole genome shotgun sequence genome includes a region encoding these proteins:
- the LOC133872225 gene encoding WD repeat-containing protein LWD1-like encodes MQSPAEKKPGVCTYLAQWPIYSLAWSVRHDKNSRLAIGSFLEDYSNKVELLQFNHETSDFATDSRLVFDHPYAPTKLMFFPSEDAMNPDLIATSGDYLRLWEIHDDRIELKALLNGNKSSEFNSSITSFDWMECDTRRVATASVDTTCVIWDIEREIVDTQLVAHDKEVYDISWGGFNVFASVSGDGSLRVFDLRDKERSTIIYENPVRDTPLLRLEWNKADPRFMATVGMDSNKVVVLDIRFPTTPLMELAKHKGSVNAVSWAPRIGRQLCSGGDDSRALIWEVVEMGFRSEINGDVEPEMWYGSTAEINQVRWSPMELDWIGIAFLNKLQILKV; translated from the coding sequence ATGCAAAGCCCGGCAGAGAAAAAACCAGGCGTTTGCACCTACCTTGCTCAATGGCCAATTTACTCGCTAGCTTGGTCAGTCCGCCACGACAAGAATTCTCGCCTCGCCATAGGAAGCTTCCTTGAAGACTATAGCAACAAGGTGGAGCTCCTCCAATTCAACCACGAAACGTCTGATTTTGCCACCGACAGCCGCCTAGTCTTTGACCACCCTTATGCACCCACCAAGCTCATGTTCTTCCCCTCCGAGGACGCCATGAACCCCGACCTCATAGCCACCTCCGGCGACTATCTCCGACTGTGGGAAATCCACGACGACCGGATTGAGCTGAAGGCCCTTCTCAACGGCAACAAGAGCAGCGAATTCAACTCTTCCATTACTTCTTTTGATTGGATGGAATGTGACACGCGGCGAGTGGCGACGGCCAGCGTGGACACCACTTGTGTGATTTGGGACATAGAGAGGGAAATCGTCGACACCCAGTTGGTAGCACATGACAAAGAAGTGTATGATATTTCATGGGGGGGCTTCAATGTTTTTGCTTCAGTCTCCGGCGATGGTTCCCTGAGGGTTTTCGATTTAAGAGACAAAGAAAGATCGACcataatatatgaaaatccAGTCAGAGATACTCCGTTGTTGAGGTTAGAGTGGAACAAGGCTGATCCGAGGTTCATGGCGACAGTTGGGATGGACAGCAACAAGGTGGTTGTACTGGACATTAGGTTCCCTACAACCCCGTTGATGGAACTTGCCAAGCATAAGGGGAGTGTAAATGCTGTGTCATGGGCCCCGCGTATCGGACGGCAACTGTGCTCGGGTGGAGATGATTCAAGGGCGTTGATATGGGAGGTGGTGGAGATGGGTTTTCGATCAGAAATTAACGGTGATGTGGAGCCAGAAATGTGGTATGGGTCAACGGCTGAGATCAATCAAGTACGTTGGTCGCCGATGGAGTTGGATTGGATTGGTATTGCTTTCTTAAATAAGCTGCAGATCTTGAAGGTTTAG